The sequence TGCCGCGGTCTTGGAGACGATTTCCATCACGACCCGGCCGACTTCCGCACCGGTCTCGGCACCATCGGCGTTGCCGATGTTTTCGAGCTCGAACGTCGGGATGTTCAGCGCCAACGGCTCGCTGAGAAATTCCGATCGCAGTTCCACCTGAGCGTCGGCAACGGTGACCTTGTCGATGATGACTTTGATCGGCTCGCTCTCGTCGGTTTCGGCCGGCTCATCGGTCTTGAATCGGTCGGCGAGCACCTTGAAGTTGAAGCCGGTGCCTTTCTGTTCGAGCACGATCTTGGGCTGGTTGATCGCGACCGCATCGACACGGACCGGGTCGCCCAGCAGCTTGCCGTACGAAGTTTGCAGATCGACGCCACCGACGCTGAACATGGAGGGCGCGGTAAAGCCCTCGGGGGAAGCGACGGCGAGGGTGTCGAGCGTCACGTCGCCGCCGAGGATGCCGACATTGGCACCAGCGAGGGTGGTCTTGAGATCAAGGCTGGTGGTGGCGTTCGACTCGATCTGGCTACGGACGATGCCGTCGAGCCGCGAGACGAGGATGAAGCCGCCGACGATGAGCAGCACGAAGACGACGGCGAGGACGATGAGGATCTTTTTCATGGTGGGGAGTCCGGTTAGCGGGTCTTGCCCGAATCTTACCGCGCATGGGCACCGCAGGGGTAGCATTGGGACATGCGAAGTTGGCTTGCGTTGGCGGCGGTCATGTTTCTTGCCCTTCCCGTGCGAGCGGAGTTGACCGCCGCCGACATCGTGATCCTGGCCAACAGCCGAATGCCCGAGAGCGTCGAAGTGGCCGAGCACTACGCCGAGCGACGGGGGATCGACCCGGCCCGCATCTGCGCCGTACCCATGCCGACCGGCGAGAAGATGAGTTTCGCCGAGTACCACAACGACATCGCGCCGGCCGTGCGTGAGTGGTTCCGGGCCAACGGACTCGAGGAGTCGGCGGATTGGGTCGTCGCGGTGTACGGGGTGCCGCTTCGGGTCCATGACCGTAAAGCCGCCGACACCGACACGCAGGAGCGCGAGGACATCCGCGTGCTCACCGGCGAGATCAAGGCCCGGCTTGAAGCGGCCGTTGCATTGGCCGAAGAGATCGCCGGCATCGACGATGGTCGGGGTGTTTCGATCGACCAGCTCCGCCAGCGCCTCAACGCCGCAGCGCTGATCATCCGGCAAGACCCCGAGCGACAACCGCGTTGGCCGGAGTTGCAACGGTCGCTCGCGGCGCCCGTCGTGCCCGAGGGCTGGGAGGTGCCGACGTTGCCCACCGATCCGCAGGGGACGATCAACGCGCTCGCCGCCCGTCCCGCCGATCCGGATGCGCGTAAGCAGTTGCGAGATTTGCTCCGTGCCGGTGGGCCGCTGACGCTCGACCCGCTCTTGCGGATACACGGCATCGCGTTGCAGACCAAGGAAACCGGGGCTGAGTTCACCAGCGAACTCGCGTGCCTGTGGTGGGGCAACTACCCCAAGCAGCGCTGGCAGGCCAACCCCCACGCGTACAACTTCGGTGGCGAAGGGCCGCGCACGCTCAAGACCGCCCGCCTCGATGGTGACTCGCCCGAGCAGGCCAAGCGGTTGGTCGACATGGCGGTGGCCGTCGAGTC is a genomic window of Planctomycetota bacterium containing:
- a CDS encoding TIGR03790 family protein, whose protein sequence is MRSWLALAAVMFLALPVRAELTAADIVILANSRMPESVEVAEHYAERRGIDPARICAVPMPTGEKMSFAEYHNDIAPAVREWFRANGLEESADWVVAVYGVPLRVHDRKAADTDTQEREDIRVLTGEIKARLEAAVALAEEIAGIDDGRGVSIDQLRQRLNAAALIIRQDPERQPRWPELQRSLAAPVVPEGWEVPTLPTDPQGTINALAARPADPDARKQLRDLLRAGGPLTLDPLLRIHGIALQTKETGAEFTSELACLWWGNYPKQRWQANPHAYNFGGEGPRTLKTARLDGDSPEQAKRLVDMAVAVESVGLRGKIVIDSRGIPAQRNGKVDNYGIYDETLRLLDLALRDKPNVIFDEQDGVIPAGTHDGVAAYVGWYSVRKYVPGMSFLPGAVGYHIASFEMLSLRTDTFTGWVPNLLDAGVITTLGPVAEPYLASFPKAHDFMLLTLTGELTMGEVYWKTNPMVSWQVGLVGDPLYKPFALAPVLSADELPAHLQPVLSR
- a CDS encoding AsmA family protein — translated: MKKILIVLAVVFVLLIVGGFILVSRLDGIVRSQIESNATTSLDLKTTLAGANVGILGGDVTLDTLAVASPEGFTAPSMFSVGGVDLQTSYGKLLGDPVRVDAVAINQPKIVLEQKGTGFNFKVLADRFKTDEPAETDESEPIKVIIDKVTVADAQVELRSEFLSEPLALNIPTFELENIGNADGAETGAEVGRVVMEIVSKTAAQVAQNEDLDLPAEVRALLAGDLNAIAGQLQNVAMDKLNDALPDEVKGLLGGDGLKGLTEGGDIEEKAGDLLGGFLGGKKDDDEK